From the genome of Geobacter sp. SVR, one region includes:
- a CDS encoding CHASE2 domain-containing protein, with protein sequence MKTVNTRVARFLIGTGVTLCFCLILVWNPTLFAMLEAKLLDARFKARGPLTPPDSVIIATIDEKSLAKLGRWPWSRDVHARLVEKLARAEAAVIAYDVIFPESERNDPDFARAIREAGNVVLPMALDFEQQAIPLSDAILEKSAIVSVEDQELFRKHPPIMSGGVLTVPVRHLEESAMALGNINMFPDDFDGTLRWEHLLLVYDNALYPSLGLRCAAAFLGISPEKLTVSATRGIRVGKTFIPTDHYGRMPINYYGPGRTFRHISIADILDGTVGRAELENRIVFVGPTAIGIYDLRVTPYTTVMPGVEKHASVAASILEKRFITEASQTGNLIFLLIPGLAMALALSRLRLAWGTAASLAGLAVVWLAGYLLFTQLGLWINLAAPLGTIFFSFTSITAWNYAFEERHARRIRAMFSSYVTQTIVNELIKNPDMARLGGEKREVTVLFSDVRGFTTFSEKHSPEEVVAILNEYLGAMTDVILKWEGTLDKFVGDAIVVFWNAPLPRENHAEYALRCALEMQVRLGELHRKWQREGKPPLSCGIGINTGEVVVGNIGADGKKMDYTVIGDHVNLGARVESLTRRFDADLLVTQGTISKLLPAIEAEELKGFEIRGVSRVIVKGKEEPVGLYTVKPTDSPSENCIFTEVPEGEVIRMTEK encoded by the coding sequence ATGAAAACAGTGAACACCAGGGTTGCGCGGTTTTTGATCGGTACCGGTGTGACGCTGTGTTTCTGTTTGATCCTGGTTTGGAATCCCACCCTTTTCGCGATGCTGGAAGCAAAGCTCCTTGATGCCCGTTTCAAGGCCCGCGGCCCTCTCACTCCCCCCGATTCGGTAATAATCGCCACAATCGACGAAAAAAGCCTGGCAAAGCTGGGCCGCTGGCCCTGGAGCAGGGATGTGCATGCCCGGCTGGTGGAAAAATTGGCCCGGGCCGAAGCGGCCGTGATTGCCTATGACGTCATCTTTCCCGAATCGGAAAGGAACGATCCCGATTTCGCCCGTGCCATCAGGGAAGCCGGCAACGTGGTGCTTCCCATGGCGCTCGACTTCGAACAGCAGGCCATTCCTCTCTCCGATGCGATCCTGGAGAAATCTGCCATAGTGTCCGTGGAGGACCAGGAGCTATTCAGGAAGCATCCGCCGATCATGTCGGGAGGGGTGCTTACGGTTCCGGTGCGGCACCTGGAAGAAAGCGCCATGGCGCTGGGCAACATCAATATGTTTCCCGACGACTTCGACGGTACCCTGAGATGGGAACACCTGCTGCTGGTGTACGATAATGCCCTGTATCCCTCCCTGGGGTTGCGCTGTGCCGCCGCCTTCCTGGGGATCTCACCCGAGAAGCTGACCGTATCCGCCACGCGGGGGATCAGAGTCGGCAAAACTTTCATCCCCACCGATCACTACGGCCGCATGCCGATCAACTATTACGGTCCCGGCCGCACCTTCCGCCACATCTCCATTGCGGACATTCTGGATGGTACCGTCGGGCGCGCCGAATTGGAGAACCGCATCGTCTTTGTCGGGCCGACCGCCATCGGAATCTACGACCTCAGGGTAACCCCCTACACGACCGTAATGCCGGGAGTCGAAAAGCATGCCTCCGTGGCGGCCTCCATTCTTGAAAAACGGTTCATAACAGAGGCTTCGCAAACCGGAAACCTGATCTTTCTTCTGATTCCCGGACTGGCCATGGCATTGGCGCTGAGCCGGCTGAGGCTGGCATGGGGGACTGCCGCATCGCTGGCAGGTCTGGCAGTGGTCTGGCTGGCCGGCTACCTGCTCTTTACCCAATTGGGGCTATGGATAAATCTGGCGGCCCCGCTCGGCACCATCTTCTTCTCCTTCACATCGATCACCGCCTGGAACTACGCCTTTGAGGAGCGCCATGCCCGCCGGATCAGGGCCATGTTCTCCAGCTACGTCACCCAGACCATCGTCAACGAACTCATCAAAAATCCGGACATGGCCAGGCTCGGCGGAGAAAAAAGGGAGGTAACGGTTCTCTTTTCCGATGTGCGCGGCTTCACCACCTTTTCCGAAAAGCATTCGCCCGAAGAGGTCGTTGCCATCCTGAACGAATATCTCGGGGCCATGACTGACGTGATCCTTAAATGGGAAGGGACGCTGGACAAATTCGTCGGCGACGCCATCGTGGTCTTCTGGAACGCGCCCCTGCCGCGGGAGAATCACGCCGAATACGCCCTGCGCTGTGCCCTGGAGATGCAGGTACGGCTCGGAGAGTTGCACCGTAAATGGCAGCGGGAAGGAAAACCCCCGCTTTCGTGCGGCATCGGTATCAATACCGGAGAGGTGGTAGTGGGCAACATTGGCGCTGACGGCAAGAAGATGGACTACACCGTCATCGGAGACCATGTCAACCTGGGTGCCCGGGTGGAATCTCTCACCCGCAGGTTCGATGCGGATCTGCTGGTCACCCAGGGCACGATCTCGAAGTTGCTACCCGCCATCGAAGCGGAGGAGCTGAAAGGGTTTGAGATCAGGGGGGTCAGCCGTGTCATCGTCAAGGGCAAGGAGGAGCCGGTGGGCCTGTACACGGTGAAACCCACCGACTCCCCTTCGGAAAACTGCATCTTTACGGAGGTGCCCGAGGGGGAGGTGATCAGGATGACGGAGAAGTAG
- a CDS encoding endonuclease MutS2, with translation MILRETLKRLEFDKILSEISTQVHSDVTRQRLLETVPQPDAEVIGAISGRVREIRALASLSITLRLANFGDIRPQLETVRPAGAFLPPGELLLFIPVLRIFGEIARQFAPRSDIPLLMSLAPALRPFSDILEPLAASIDHDGSIMDSASSQLREIRRTKRSLIARIRKKMEEIVRDNDIEIFLQDDFITQRSGRWVIPVRMDSKGMVKGVVHDVSSSGETAFMEPLEIIPFVNELENLTAEEKAEEIRILRQLSAWIREDAADIRGCFETLLTLDELNAIARFADAYRLEEPRFNGEGTLRLAGARHPLLLMLERQGGLSRVEALDLELGNEGRVMVITGPNAGGKTIALKTAGILMLMALCGLPVPVDGARSTFPLLDTLLVDIGDDQSIEESLSTFSAHVARIAAMLDQAGPRALVLLDELGAGTEPQQGAAIACGVLRVLQEAGAAVIATTHLSEIIGYVHRTPGMINAGMEFDAEKFTPLYRLISGEPGHSHAIEVARRFGMPERVIEFARQMLGHAGAEFTSLLAELHRKREELAEATRELERQQAQVRLTQQQLKERAAGIEQARREVRDKAWVEARELISSSRRRMNELLDEYKREKRSDVAEKLRKSEAELSGQLEPHDTDEAGQAPLDRVRVGDPVRIRSLGFDGVVISCDERHGKARVRAGSMEMDVAVSDLVSSAKKDREKAGRKSPGGWTVEAPQEAGEHELKLIGMRVEEALGLLEPFLDRAALDGLREVRIVHGVGTGRLRDAVREYLARHPLVEEHRPGGAHEGRDGATVVTLRR, from the coding sequence ATGATACTGCGGGAAACTCTGAAACGTCTCGAATTCGACAAAATCCTTTCCGAAATTTCCACCCAGGTGCACAGCGATGTAACGCGTCAGAGGCTGCTGGAAACGGTGCCGCAGCCAGACGCAGAGGTAATCGGCGCCATTTCCGGGCGGGTCCGGGAGATCCGCGCACTGGCTTCCCTGAGCATCACCCTCCGCCTCGCCAATTTCGGCGATATCCGGCCTCAGCTGGAAACCGTGCGTCCTGCCGGTGCTTTTCTCCCCCCCGGAGAGCTGCTGCTGTTCATCCCGGTCCTGCGGATTTTCGGGGAGATCGCCCGCCAATTCGCGCCGCGCAGCGATATCCCCCTGCTGATGTCCCTGGCGCCTGCCTTGAGACCTTTCTCCGATATTCTCGAACCGCTGGCCGCCTCGATCGATCACGACGGCAGCATCATGGACAGCGCCTCGTCCCAATTGCGGGAGATCCGACGCACCAAACGATCGCTGATCGCCCGCATACGCAAGAAGATGGAAGAGATCGTCAGGGACAACGATATCGAGATCTTCCTGCAGGACGACTTCATCACCCAGCGCTCCGGGCGGTGGGTGATACCGGTACGCATGGATTCCAAGGGCATGGTCAAGGGGGTCGTGCACGACGTCTCATCTTCGGGCGAAACCGCCTTCATGGAGCCGCTGGAGATCATTCCCTTCGTCAACGAACTGGAGAATCTGACTGCCGAAGAAAAGGCCGAGGAGATCCGCATCCTGCGGCAACTCTCGGCCTGGATCCGGGAGGATGCGGCTGATATACGGGGCTGCTTCGAAACCCTGCTGACCCTGGATGAACTGAATGCCATCGCGCGTTTTGCCGATGCCTACCGCCTGGAAGAGCCCCGGTTCAACGGCGAGGGGACCTTGAGGTTGGCCGGCGCGCGCCATCCGCTGCTGCTGATGCTGGAGCGCCAGGGGGGGCTCTCCCGGGTGGAGGCGCTTGACCTTGAACTGGGGAACGAAGGCCGTGTGATGGTCATCACCGGACCCAATGCCGGCGGCAAGACCATTGCCCTCAAAACGGCCGGCATTCTGATGCTTATGGCCCTGTGCGGCCTGCCGGTGCCGGTTGACGGCGCCCGCTCCACCTTTCCCCTGCTGGATACGCTGCTGGTTGATATCGGTGACGACCAGTCGATCGAGGAAAGCCTTTCGACCTTTTCCGCCCATGTGGCCCGTATCGCTGCCATGCTCGACCAAGCCGGGCCCCGAGCCCTGGTATTGCTGGATGAACTGGGGGCCGGTACCGAGCCGCAGCAGGGGGCGGCCATTGCTTGCGGCGTGCTGAGAGTCCTCCAGGAAGCGGGCGCCGCAGTGATCGCCACCACCCATCTGTCGGAGATCATCGGCTATGTTCATCGGACGCCGGGCATGATCAATGCCGGCATGGAGTTCGATGCCGAAAAGTTTACCCCTCTTTACCGGCTGATCAGCGGTGAGCCGGGACATTCGCATGCCATCGAAGTAGCCCGGCGTTTCGGGATGCCGGAGCGGGTGATCGAATTTGCGCGCCAGATGCTGGGCCACGCCGGCGCCGAATTTACCTCGCTGCTGGCTGAACTGCACCGCAAGCGCGAGGAGTTGGCCGAGGCCACCAGAGAGCTGGAGCGGCAGCAGGCCCAGGTTCGCCTGACGCAGCAGCAGTTGAAGGAGCGCGCCGCCGGCATCGAGCAGGCCCGCAGGGAGGTACGCGACAAGGCCTGGGTCGAGGCCCGCGAATTGATCTCCTCCAGCCGTCGCCGCATGAACGAACTCCTGGACGAGTACAAGCGCGAGAAGCGCAGCGATGTTGCCGAGAAGCTGCGGAAAAGCGAAGCGGAATTGAGCGGACAGCTCGAACCGCACGATACGGATGAAGCCGGCCAGGCCCCCCTTGATCGGGTACGGGTCGGAGATCCGGTCCGTATCCGTTCGCTGGGATTCGACGGAGTGGTGATCAGTTGCGACGAACGGCACGGCAAGGCCAGGGTCAGGGCCGGCAGCATGGAGATGGATGTTGCTGTCAGCGATCTGGTTTCTTCCGCGAAGAAGGACAGGGAAAAAGCCGGCCGGAAGTCCCCGGGGGGATGGACCGTCGAGGCGCCCCAAGAGGCCGGCGAACATGAGCTGAAACTGATCGGCATGCGGGTTGAGGAAGCGCTGGGCTTGCTGGAGCCATTCCTCGATCGTGCCGCGCTGGACGGGTTGCGGGAGGTGCGCATCGTTCACGGCGTCGGCACCGGACGCCTGCGTGACGCGGTGCGCGAGTATCTGGCCCGTCATCCGCTGGTGGAGGAACACCGTCCCGGCGGAGCGCACGAGGGCAGGGACGGAGCAACGGTTGTCACGCTGCGCCGCTAG
- a CDS encoding ammonia-forming cytochrome c nitrite reductase subunit c552 — protein MILRKLAYGATIGGAIAALSLPLFTDAAKAKPTKPAKAAKTENKESCYGCHAEIKDLHQGSKHAGLACSTCHQKLDEHLANPDTKPVTIIDQALCGSCHKDEYAGSMKVNYESQAHREKGIPGGRSPMMDKLLEPYGFTIEHNEPRGHPFMVIDQFVVDRFAGGRFQHKQRWLGTDTTGKTWDVLEDRGPDFKMPDTAKAGNPTCIQCKTSDHILKWKFLGDKDPRATWDRTSDVIAVAKDTNNTVGCIHCHDPHGTQPRVVRDELIHRIESGATMFAGKDGKTDLQVISFRDGFRKIGIMKKADSRIMCAQCHVEYACGKGYEFDSGKPIGFDDQRTNHMPLTQVKELLAHYRQLNFYDFKHAVTGARLVKLQHPEAETFSGSAHERAGVTCADCHMPQMKNAQGKTYRSHMMLRPRNHVKEACSRCHPQWTTEQQLYQMDAIQNYIRGKIRKSEFWLSQLIDTYAVAKRLGVDEATLAKAREKHEEAHVLWEWWTAENSDGFHNPDLARESLGMSITISKEGVALLNKALNERGKK, from the coding sequence ATGATTCTCAGGAAACTGGCGTATGGTGCAACTATCGGTGGAGCGATAGCGGCTTTATCCCTGCCGCTGTTCACCGATGCTGCCAAGGCAAAACCGACAAAACCGGCCAAAGCTGCCAAGACGGAGAACAAGGAATCCTGCTACGGCTGTCACGCAGAAATCAAGGACCTCCACCAGGGCTCCAAGCACGCCGGACTGGCCTGCAGCACCTGCCATCAAAAACTTGATGAACATCTGGCCAATCCCGATACCAAACCGGTCACGATCATCGACCAGGCCTTGTGCGGTTCCTGCCACAAGGATGAATATGCCGGCTCAATGAAGGTGAATTACGAGTCTCAGGCCCACCGCGAGAAGGGCATTCCCGGCGGCCGCTCGCCGATGATGGACAAGCTGCTGGAACCTTACGGCTTCACCATCGAACACAATGAGCCGCGCGGCCATCCCTTCATGGTGATCGACCAGTTCGTGGTGGACCGCTTCGCCGGGGGGCGCTTTCAGCACAAACAGCGCTGGCTGGGAACCGATACGACCGGCAAGACCTGGGATGTGCTCGAGGACAGGGGACCGGACTTCAAGATGCCGGATACCGCCAAGGCAGGCAACCCGACCTGCATCCAATGCAAGACGTCGGACCATATCCTGAAATGGAAGTTCCTGGGGGACAAGGATCCCCGGGCCACCTGGGACCGCACCTCGGATGTGATAGCCGTGGCAAAGGACACCAATAACACGGTCGGGTGCATCCATTGCCATGATCCGCATGGAACGCAGCCGCGCGTCGTGCGCGACGAATTGATTCACCGTATCGAATCGGGAGCCACGATGTTCGCCGGCAAGGATGGCAAAACCGACCTGCAGGTGATCTCGTTCCGCGATGGTTTCCGCAAGATCGGCATCATGAAGAAGGCCGATTCCCGAATAATGTGCGCCCAATGCCATGTCGAGTACGCCTGCGGCAAGGGGTACGAGTTCGACAGCGGCAAGCCGATCGGCTTCGACGACCAGCGCACCAACCATATGCCGCTGACGCAGGTCAAGGAACTGCTCGCCCACTACCGGCAGCTCAATTTCTATGATTTCAAACACGCAGTGACCGGCGCGCGGCTGGTCAAGCTGCAGCACCCCGAGGCAGAGACCTTCTCCGGCAGCGCGCATGAGCGGGCCGGCGTGACCTGCGCCGATTGTCACATGCCGCAGATGAAGAACGCCCAGGGCAAGACCTACCGGTCGCACATGATGCTCAGGCCGCGCAATCATGTCAAGGAGGCCTGCTCGCGCTGCCATCCGCAATGGACGACCGAACAACAGCTCTACCAGATGGATGCGATCCAGAATTACATCCGGGGCAAGATCCGCAAGTCGGAATTCTGGCTGAGCCAGTTGATCGATACCTATGCCGTGGCAAAACGCCTGGGGGTGGACGAGGCGACCCTGGCCAAGGCCCGTGAAAAGCACGAAGAGGCGCATGTGCTGTGGGAGTGGTGGACTGCAGAGAACAGCGACGGTTTCCACAATCCCGACCTGGCCCGGGAGAGCCTGGGGATGTCTATTACCATCTCAAAGGAAGGAGTTGCTCTGCTCAACAAGGCCCTGAACGAACGCGGCAAAAAATAG
- a CDS encoding NUDIX hydrolase, with product MIIHNRQILFNGLIIDIEQMEVEIGACGRHIYQVVRHPGGAGVLPVHDDGTISLIRQVRPAVETAQLEIPAGRLDPSEPPIRCASRELREETGLVGGTLISLGMIYSSPGVFDEAIHLFAATGITDGAACPEADEEIEVLRLPFDEALKMAADGRISDAKTLAALLRWELLCRT from the coding sequence ATGATCATTCACAATCGTCAAATCCTCTTCAACGGTTTGATCATCGACATAGAGCAGATGGAAGTGGAGATCGGCGCCTGCGGCCGCCATATCTATCAGGTTGTGCGTCACCCCGGCGGGGCGGGGGTGTTGCCGGTGCATGACGACGGAACCATCTCCCTGATCAGGCAGGTGCGTCCCGCGGTGGAGACGGCCCAACTGGAAATTCCGGCCGGCCGGCTTGATCCTTCTGAGCCTCCCATACGATGCGCCAGCCGGGAACTGCGTGAGGAAACCGGCCTGGTCGGCGGAACGCTGATTTCACTTGGAATGATATATTCTTCTCCCGGAGTTTTTGACGAGGCCATTCACCTGTTTGCCGCCACCGGCATTACGGACGGTGCGGCCTGCCCCGAAGCCGACGAGGAAATAGAGGTGCTGCGTCTGCCGTTTGACGAGGCACTGAAGATGGCGGCGGATGGACGCATCAGCGATGCCAAGACATTGGCGGCACTGCTGCGCTGGGAACTGTTATGCCGGACATGA
- a CDS encoding 1-acyl-sn-glycerol-3-phosphate acyltransferase, with amino-acid sequence MKTSFLRRLWVTFSAFVVGFYSSTLNRFAFKGAEHIPRSGGVLIVSNHISAYETIFLPWAIIRHHPLQMVWAPAKEELFEKPFQRLLYSTWGAFPVKRRRDIKAAVVLEELLQDQKVMLFPEGTRHRDGRLGKGNRGVGKIIYDTRPTVIPTALTGFNRWKFPGFGQDATAIFGAPLDFSDLYALDNCKETHVLIVERVMNAIGELLKREGAYVGEA; translated from the coding sequence GTGAAGACATCATTTCTGCGGCGGCTATGGGTAACCTTCTCCGCCTTTGTCGTGGGATTCTACTCCTCGACCCTCAACCGCTTCGCATTCAAGGGGGCTGAACACATCCCCCGTTCCGGCGGCGTTCTGATAGTTTCCAACCACATCTCGGCCTACGAAACCATTTTCCTGCCATGGGCAATCATTCGGCACCACCCCCTCCAGATGGTATGGGCACCCGCCAAAGAGGAACTGTTCGAAAAACCGTTCCAGCGCCTGCTCTATTCGACCTGGGGTGCCTTTCCGGTCAAACGCCGGCGTGACATCAAGGCAGCGGTGGTACTCGAGGAACTGCTGCAGGACCAGAAGGTCATGCTTTTCCCCGAAGGAACCCGGCATCGCGACGGCAGACTGGGAAAAGGCAACCGCGGCGTCGGCAAGATCATTTACGATACCCGTCCGACGGTCATTCCGACCGCCTTGACCGGCTTCAATCGCTGGAAATTTCCCGGTTTCGGTCAGGATGCCACGGCAATTTTCGGCGCTCCGCTCGATTTTTCCGATCTTTATGCACTCGACAACTGCAAAGAAACCCATGTGTTGATCGTGGAGCGCGTCATGAACGCGATTGGCGAGCTTCTGAAGCGGGAGGGAGCCTATGTCGGCGAAGCGTGA
- a CDS encoding peptide chain release factor-like protein, translating to MSVFAVSDEKNRWLRMKMAELAVREEDLEETFVRSSGSGGQHVNKTSTCVQLRHIPSGISVSVSRERSQSINRFLARRELLERIEASSGLQTPEAKRIERLRKQKDRRRRRTAKKVP from the coding sequence ATGTCCGTCTTTGCCGTAAGCGATGAGAAGAACCGCTGGCTGCGTATGAAGATGGCTGAACTGGCGGTGCGGGAGGAAGACCTGGAGGAGACGTTCGTCCGTTCTTCTGGCAGCGGCGGCCAGCATGTCAACAAGACCTCCACCTGCGTGCAACTGCGGCATATTCCCAGCGGCATCAGCGTGAGCGTCTCCCGCGAGCGCAGCCAGTCCATCAACCGCTTTCTGGCCCGGAGGGAGCTGCTGGAGCGCATCGAAGCCTCCAGCGGGCTGCAGACGCCGGAGGCAAAGCGCATCGAACGACTTCGCAAACAGAAGGACCGCCGACGGCGGCGGACTGCCAAGAAGGTGCCATGA
- the rnhA gene encoding ribonuclease HI: MSAKREIAAGENSASDVGKTVEIFCDGACSGNPGPGGYGAILRYNGHEKEISGGESLTTNNRMELTAAIEALARLTRPCRVIVTTDSQYLVKGITEWIKGWQSKGWQNSKKEPVVNRDLWERLLELTRQHTITWKWVRGHNGHDENERCDVLAREAILRLKK; the protein is encoded by the coding sequence ATGTCGGCGAAGCGTGAAATCGCTGCGGGCGAAAACAGCGCCTCCGATGTGGGAAAAACCGTGGAAATTTTCTGCGACGGCGCCTGCAGCGGCAATCCCGGGCCCGGCGGCTACGGCGCCATACTGCGCTATAACGGACACGAAAAAGAGATCAGTGGCGGCGAGAGCCTGACCACCAATAACAGAATGGAGTTGACCGCCGCCATCGAGGCTCTCGCAAGACTTACCCGTCCCTGCCGGGTGATCGTCACCACCGATTCGCAGTATCTGGTAAAGGGCATCACCGAATGGATAAAGGGCTGGCAGAGCAAGGGATGGCAAAACAGCAAGAAGGAGCCTGTTGTCAACCGGGATCTATGGGAACGCCTGCTGGAACTCACCCGCCAACACACCATCACCTGGAAGTGGGTACGCGGACACAACGGCCATGACGAAAACGAACGCTGCGACGTGCTGGCGCGAGAGGCGATTTTGCGGCTGAAAAAGTAG
- a CDS encoding EAL and HDOD domain-containing protein: MPDMSYLIGRQPILNRNEEVVGYELLFRSSGSHNSASFRDASYATASVIIGTLSGFGLERILGAYRGFINLDLELLMSDSLELLPRERVVLELLENLRVTPELIERCLALKEAGFVLALDDHIFDAEYEELYRIVEIVKIDLLQTPVESLAEMVRHLQPFPVKLLAEKVETREEFRQCLALGFEYFQGFYFATPSIIEKRHFDEAGANLLKLVRLVEDDADIDEIVQTFRSSPGMTYKLLLLVNSVSLGLREKIRTVQHAVAILGRQQIKRWAQLALFASDDNRGIERDPLVDMAAVRAALMEQLARCHPELKEFREAADKAFMVGILSLLETIYSISMDEVIANLNLSEEIGAALTLRSGLLGKLLDLAEMIEGMHFEAAFDRLEAMGISHEELLAAQVRAYNWRSGLN; the protein is encoded by the coding sequence ATGCCGGACATGAGCTACCTGATCGGCCGCCAGCCGATCCTGAACCGCAATGAAGAAGTGGTCGGCTACGAACTGCTGTTTCGTTCCAGCGGCTCCCACAACTCCGCCAGCTTCAGGGACGCCTCCTACGCAACTGCCAGCGTCATTATCGGCACACTCTCGGGGTTCGGTCTGGAAAGGATCCTGGGGGCCTACAGAGGATTCATAAATCTGGATCTCGAGTTGTTGATGAGCGACTCGCTCGAGCTGCTGCCCAGAGAACGGGTCGTGCTGGAGCTGCTGGAAAACCTGCGGGTGACGCCCGAATTGATTGAGCGTTGCCTTGCTCTCAAAGAGGCCGGTTTTGTGCTGGCACTGGACGACCATATCTTTGATGCCGAGTACGAGGAGCTGTACCGGATCGTCGAGATCGTCAAGATCGACCTGCTGCAGACGCCGGTCGAGAGTCTGGCTGAAATGGTCCGGCACTTGCAGCCGTTCCCGGTAAAACTGCTGGCGGAAAAAGTGGAGACACGCGAGGAATTCCGCCAATGCCTGGCCCTCGGTTTCGAATATTTTCAGGGTTTTTATTTTGCGACTCCCTCGATCATCGAGAAGAGGCATTTCGATGAGGCCGGCGCCAACCTGTTGAAACTGGTGCGCCTGGTGGAGGACGATGCCGATATCGACGAGATCGTGCAGACCTTCCGCAGCAGCCCCGGTATGACCTACAAACTGCTTTTGCTGGTCAATTCGGTCTCGCTGGGGTTGCGCGAAAAGATCCGGACGGTACAGCACGCAGTGGCGATCCTGGGACGACAGCAGATCAAGCGCTGGGCGCAACTGGCCCTGTTCGCCTCGGACGACAACCGCGGGATTGAAAGAGATCCGCTGGTGGACATGGCGGCAGTGCGTGCTGCTCTGATGGAACAGCTGGCCCGTTGCCATCCGGAGCTGAAAGAATTCCGCGAAGCTGCCGACAAGGCCTTCATGGTTGGGATACTCTCGCTGCTCGAAACAATTTACAGCATCTCGATGGACGAAGTGATTGCCAATCTCAATCTTTCCGAGGAGATCGGAGCAGCCTTGACGCTGCGGAGCGGCCTGCTGGGAAAGCTGTTGGATCTGGCTGAAATGATCGAAGGGATGCATTTCGAAGCGGCCTTCGACCGGCTGGAGGCGATGGGGATTTCCCATGAGGAATTGTTGGCGGCGCAGGTGAGAGCCTACAACTGGCGCAGCGGGTTGAACTGA
- a CDS encoding HAD family hydrolase: protein MKQTNKRCKLLIYDCDGVMLDTLESNYIFYNRVMEHLGRPPLDRSDLKARTVLHTYSFENVMEYFFGNDPCRDSAWSFAKTIHYRDLAPFMSIEDGLIETLDRLKGRVSLAVCTNRAISMDMIIDDFGLSGYFEYVMTAAKVTNPKPHPEPLLKILDHFGIEAGEALFVGDGEVDMMSARGAGVPFVAYKSRLPSSHRIERHGEILSHVFGG from the coding sequence ATGAAACAGACGAATAAGCGCTGCAAGCTTTTGATCTATGACTGCGACGGGGTCATGCTCGATACTCTCGAGTCGAATTACATCTTCTACAATCGCGTAATGGAGCATCTTGGCAGGCCCCCTCTGGACCGTTCCGACCTCAAGGCACGCACCGTGCTTCATACCTATTCTTTCGAGAATGTCATGGAATATTTTTTCGGCAACGACCCCTGCCGCGATAGCGCCTGGTCGTTTGCAAAGACGATCCATTACCGGGACCTGGCACCGTTCATGAGCATCGAGGATGGGTTGATCGAAACTCTCGACCGCCTGAAGGGAAGGGTTTCCCTGGCGGTCTGCACCAACCGGGCCATCTCGATGGATATGATCATCGATGATTTCGGGCTGAGCGGCTATTTCGAATATGTCATGACTGCCGCCAAGGTTACCAATCCCAAACCGCATCCGGAGCCGTTGCTCAAGATCCTCGACCATTTCGGTATTGAAGCGGGAGAGGCGCTGTTTGTCGGCGACGGCGAGGTGGACATGATGTCGGCGCGGGGGGCGGGCGTGCCTTTTGTGGCCTACAAGTCCCGGCTTCCGTCGTCGCATCGCATAGAGCGGCATGGGGAGATCCTGTCGCATGTATTCGGGGGGTAG
- a CDS encoding HNH endonuclease, whose protein sequence is MDPFIIEISEQEIRRERDKSRELRRSRWWQNRIAQGRCHWCGGIFPPTELTMDHVIPIARGGKASRNNVVPACKECNTKKKYLLPMEWQDYLNQFEKAESPHETDE, encoded by the coding sequence ATGGACCCTTTCATCATCGAAATAAGCGAGCAGGAGATCCGGCGCGAGCGGGACAAGTCCCGGGAATTGCGCCGGAGCCGCTGGTGGCAGAACCGCATCGCCCAGGGACGCTGCCATTGGTGCGGAGGCATATTCCCGCCGACTGAACTGACCATGGACCATGTCATCCCCATCGCCCGGGGGGGCAAAGCCTCCCGCAACAACGTGGTGCCTGCCTGCAAAGAGTGCAACACCAAGAAAAAGTATCTGCTGCCGATGGAATGGCAGGACTACCTGAACCAATTCGAGAAGGCGGAATCACCGCATGAAACAGACGAATAA
- a CDS encoding DUF2155 domain-containing protein, whose protein sequence is MLLVLPIMLLAGCQGTEQQASSPVESARSHEKKIMTLAVPEAVRSKWKAVRICVTDKASVKKIVHTIPIGGKIHLPSSSMTIEVEAFLPAFVMEGSVMTSASNELKNPGAKVKIREGNNLVFDGWLFSKFPNTHAFMHPRYGFALVDVVPVR, encoded by the coding sequence GTGCTGCTCGTTCTGCCGATTATGCTGCTGGCAGGCTGTCAAGGCACGGAACAGCAAGCTTCATCCCCGGTAGAAAGCGCACGTTCGCACGAAAAGAAGATCATGACGCTGGCTGTGCCTGAAGCCGTCAGAAGCAAATGGAAGGCTGTCAGGATATGCGTTACCGACAAAGCAAGCGTCAAGAAAATCGTTCACACCATCCCCATCGGCGGTAAAATCCACCTCCCTTCATCCTCCATGACCATAGAAGTCGAAGCTTTTCTCCCGGCCTTTGTCATGGAAGGCTCCGTTATGACCTCTGCCTCCAATGAGTTGAAGAATCCGGGAGCGAAGGTCAAAATTCGTGAGGGCAATAACCTTGTCTTCGACGGATGGCTCTTCTCGAAGTTTCCCAACACTCACGCCTTTATGCATCCCCGCTATGGTTTCGCCCTCGTCGATGTTGTTCCGGTCCGGTAG